One segment of Streptomyces sp. XD-27 DNA contains the following:
- the xdhB gene encoding xanthine dehydrogenase molybdopterin binding subunit, producing MSHLSERPEKPVVGVSMPHESAFQHVTGTALYTDDLVHRTKDVLHAYPVQVMQARGRITTLRTEPALAVPGVVRVLTGADVPGVNDAGMKHDEPLFPDEVMFYGHAVAWVLGETLEAARLGAAAVEVELDEQPALITLQDAMAAESYHGARPLMETGDIDAGFADSAHVFTGEFQFAGQEHFYLETHASLAQVDENGQVFIQSSTQHPSETQEIVSHVLGVPAHEVTVQCLRMGGGFGGKEMQPHGFAAVAALGAKLTGRPVRFRLNRTQDLTMSGKRHGFHASWKIGFDADGRIQALDATLTADGGWSLDLSEPVLARALCHIDNTYWIPNARVAGRVAKTNTVSNTAFRGFGGPQGMLVIEDILGRVAPQLGLDPMELRERNFYQPDQGQTTPYGQPVTQADRISTVWRQVQENAGIADRKREIAAFNAAHPHAKRALAITGIKFGISFNLTAFNQGGALVLIYKDGSVLINHGGTEMGQGLHTKMIQVAATTLGIPLHKVRLAPTRTDKVPNTSATAASSGADLNGGAIKNACEQLRERLLQVAASQLGANASDVRIVEGVARALGSDKELAWDDLVHTAYFQRVQLSASGFYRTEGLHWDAKAFRGSPFKYFAYGAAATEVEVDGFTGAYRIRRVDIVHDVGESLSPMIDIGQVEGGFVQGAGWLTLEDLRWDTSDGPNRGRLQTQAASTYKLPSFSEMPEEFNVTLLENATEEGAVYGSKAVGEPPLMLAFSVREALRQAAAAFGPSGVSVDLASPATPEAVYWAIQAARQSDASKNGHALNGSAVNGEVRAATAALSGA from the coding sequence ATGAGTCATCTGTCCGAGCGCCCCGAGAAGCCTGTCGTCGGCGTTTCGATGCCGCACGAAAGCGCCTTCCAGCACGTCACCGGCACCGCGCTCTACACCGACGACCTTGTGCATCGCACCAAGGACGTGCTGCACGCGTACCCGGTCCAGGTCATGCAGGCCCGCGGCCGGATCACCACGCTGCGGACCGAGCCCGCGCTCGCTGTGCCCGGTGTGGTCCGCGTGCTGACCGGTGCCGACGTGCCCGGCGTCAACGACGCCGGGATGAAGCACGACGAGCCGCTGTTCCCCGACGAGGTCATGTTCTACGGCCACGCGGTCGCCTGGGTGCTCGGCGAGACCCTGGAGGCGGCCCGGCTCGGTGCGGCGGCCGTCGAGGTGGAGCTCGACGAGCAGCCCGCGCTGATCACGCTGCAGGACGCGATGGCGGCGGAGAGCTACCACGGCGCCAGGCCGCTGATGGAGACCGGCGACATCGACGCCGGCTTCGCCGACTCCGCGCATGTGTTCACCGGCGAGTTCCAGTTCGCCGGTCAGGAGCACTTCTACCTGGAGACCCACGCGTCCCTCGCCCAGGTCGACGAGAACGGGCAGGTGTTCATCCAGAGCAGCACCCAGCACCCGTCGGAGACCCAGGAGATCGTCTCCCACGTGCTCGGTGTGCCTGCTCACGAGGTGACCGTGCAGTGCCTGCGGATGGGCGGCGGCTTCGGCGGCAAGGAAATGCAGCCGCACGGGTTCGCGGCCGTCGCCGCGCTCGGCGCCAAGCTGACCGGCCGCCCGGTCCGGTTCCGGCTCAACCGGACGCAGGACCTGACGATGTCCGGCAAGCGGCACGGGTTCCACGCCTCGTGGAAGATCGGCTTCGACGCCGACGGCCGCATCCAGGCCCTCGACGCCACGCTGACCGCGGACGGCGGCTGGAGCCTGGACCTGTCCGAGCCGGTCCTCGCTCGGGCGCTGTGCCACATCGACAACACGTACTGGATCCCCAACGCGCGTGTCGCCGGTCGTGTCGCCAAGACCAACACGGTCTCCAACACCGCCTTCCGCGGCTTCGGCGGACCCCAGGGCATGCTGGTGATCGAGGACATCCTGGGCCGCGTCGCGCCGCAGCTCGGCCTCGACCCCATGGAGCTGCGCGAGCGTAACTTCTACCAGCCGGATCAGGGCCAGACGACGCCGTACGGGCAGCCGGTCACCCAGGCCGACCGGATCTCCACCGTCTGGCGGCAGGTCCAGGAGAACGCCGGCATCGCCGACCGCAAGCGCGAGATCGCCGCGTTCAACGCCGCGCACCCGCACGCCAAGCGGGCGCTCGCGATCACCGGCATCAAGTTCGGTATCTCGTTCAACCTCACCGCCTTCAACCAGGGCGGCGCGCTGGTGCTGATCTACAAGGACGGATCGGTCCTGATCAACCACGGCGGCACCGAGATGGGCCAGGGCCTGCACACCAAGATGATCCAGGTGGCCGCGACCACCCTGGGCATCCCGCTGCACAAGGTCCGCCTCGCCCCGACGCGTACCGACAAGGTACCCAACACCTCGGCGACCGCGGCCAGTTCGGGCGCGGACCTCAACGGTGGGGCCATCAAGAACGCCTGCGAGCAGCTGCGCGAGCGGCTGCTGCAGGTGGCCGCCTCCCAGCTGGGAGCGAACGCCTCCGACGTACGCATCGTCGAGGGCGTCGCGCGCGCCCTGGGCAGCGACAAGGAGCTGGCCTGGGACGACCTGGTGCACACCGCGTACTTCCAGCGGGTGCAGCTGTCGGCGTCCGGCTTCTACCGGACCGAGGGGCTGCACTGGGACGCCAAGGCGTTCCGGGGCTCGCCGTTCAAGTACTTCGCCTACGGTGCCGCCGCGACCGAGGTGGAGGTCGACGGCTTCACCGGTGCGTACCGGATCCGGCGCGTGGACATCGTGCATGACGTCGGCGAGAGCCTCTCCCCGATGATTGACATCGGTCAGGTCGAGGGCGGCTTCGTGCAGGGCGCGGGCTGGCTGACGCTGGAGGACCTGCGCTGGGACACCAGCGACGGGCCGAACCGCGGACGGCTGCAGACCCAGGCGGCGAGCACGTACAAGCTGCCGAGCTTCTCCGAGATGCCGGAGGAGTTCAACGTCACGCTGCTGGAGAACGCCACTGAGGAGGGCGCGGTCTACGGCTCCAAGGCCGTGGGTGAGCCTCCGCTGATGCTGGCGTTCTCGGTGCGAGAAGCGTTGCGGCAGGCCGCCGCCGCGTTCGGGCCGAGTGGGGTCAGCGTCGACCTGGCCTCGCCCGCGACGCCGGAGGCGGTGTACTGGGCGATCCAGGCGGCTCGCCAGAGCGACGCCTCCAAGAACGGTCACGCCCTCAACGGATCTGCCGTCAACGGCGAGGTCCGGGCCGCCACAGCAGCGTTGAGCGGTGCCTGA
- a CDS encoding TIGR03620 family F420-dependent LLM class oxidoreductase encodes MTRDTRGALGRVGIWTFAFEGQPAGRVREAAAEIEELGYGAIWYGEAFGRDTVGQGWLLLSATRRIVIASGIANIAFRDPIAMATAERTLGEAFPGRYLLGLGGHRVDDTVHHHDGYPMPARGRAVTTMRGYLDAMDAVPAHGPVPDPTPRRVLAALGPKMLRLAGERAWGAHPYFVSVEHTARAREIMGPDAFLGVEQAVVLDTDRARARELATEHVAGYVSSAPHQEANVRRLGFGDDDIIGGPSRRLVDAITAYGDIDAVRERVRHHLDAGADHVCLQVLTADPAALPMPQWRELAPALVPRG; translated from the coding sequence ATGACGCGCGACACACGGGGTGCGCTGGGCCGGGTCGGGATCTGGACCTTCGCCTTCGAAGGGCAGCCCGCCGGGCGGGTCCGCGAAGCCGCCGCGGAGATCGAGGAGTTGGGCTACGGAGCCATCTGGTACGGGGAGGCGTTCGGACGCGACACCGTGGGGCAGGGCTGGCTGCTGCTGTCGGCGACCCGGCGCATCGTGATCGCCTCGGGGATCGCCAACATCGCCTTCCGGGACCCGATCGCCATGGCGACCGCGGAGCGCACCCTCGGCGAGGCGTTCCCCGGCCGCTATCTGCTGGGACTGGGCGGACACCGGGTCGACGACACGGTCCACCACCACGACGGCTACCCGATGCCGGCCCGGGGCAGGGCGGTGACCACCATGCGCGGATATCTGGACGCGATGGACGCGGTCCCGGCCCACGGCCCCGTCCCCGACCCGACGCCGCGCCGGGTACTGGCCGCACTGGGCCCCAAGATGCTGCGGCTCGCCGGCGAACGCGCCTGGGGCGCCCACCCGTACTTCGTGTCGGTCGAACACACCGCCCGGGCCCGCGAGATCATGGGCCCGGACGCCTTCCTCGGCGTCGAGCAGGCCGTGGTCCTGGACACCGACCGCGCGCGGGCCCGCGAACTGGCCACCGAGCACGTCGCCGGGTACGTCTCCTCGGCACCCCACCAGGAGGCGAACGTGCGTCGCCTCGGCTTCGGCGACGACGACATCATCGGCGGCCCGAGCAGACGGCTGGTCGACGCCATCACCGCCTACGGAGACATCGACGCGGTGCGTGAACGCGTCCGGCACCATCTCGACGCCGGCGCCGACCACGTCTGCCTGCAGGTGCTGACCGCCGACCCGGCGGCGCTGCCGATGCCGCAGTGGCGGGAGCTGGCCCCGGCGCTGGTTCCGCGCGGCTGA
- a CDS encoding TetR/AcrR family transcriptional regulator, which translates to MTPAHSRPGPEVPRRSDARRNRERLVDAARAVFAESGPEASLNEIAQRAGVGPGTLYRHFPNRRTLLAAVLRDRIDTLCGHAERLLTADSADRALAEWLHAFLEHARVNQGLGGSLLLHEPEMLGVDCHRRIEDAATALLVRAQRSGTARGDLAPGDLIQLVVGVALATVRGEDAAQPGRLLGLVLDAVHAGPCPAGG; encoded by the coding sequence ATGACGCCCGCGCACAGTCGGCCCGGGCCCGAGGTGCCGCGCCGCTCGGACGCGCGCCGCAACCGCGAGCGCCTGGTCGACGCCGCCCGTGCGGTCTTCGCCGAGTCCGGCCCCGAGGCGTCGCTCAATGAGATCGCCCAGCGCGCGGGCGTCGGGCCCGGCACGCTCTACCGGCACTTCCCCAACCGCCGGACCCTGCTGGCGGCGGTGCTCAGGGACCGGATCGATACGCTGTGCGGGCATGCCGAGCGGCTGCTGACCGCCGACTCCGCTGACCGGGCGCTCGCCGAGTGGCTGCACGCCTTCCTGGAGCACGCCCGGGTCAACCAAGGGCTGGGCGGTTCCCTGCTGCTCCATGAACCGGAGATGCTGGGCGTGGACTGCCATCGGCGGATCGAGGACGCGGCCACCGCACTGCTCGTCCGGGCTCAGCGCTCGGGGACCGCCCGAGGCGACCTGGCCCCCGGTGACCTCATCCAGCTGGTGGTGGGGGTCGCGCTGGCCACGGTCCGCGGCGAGGACGCCGCCCAGCCCGGCCGACTGCTCGGGCTGGTCCTCGACGCGGTGCACGCGGGGCCCTGTCCCGCGGGCGGCTGA
- the xdhC gene encoding xanthine dehydrogenase accessory protein XdhC, which translates to MTWVAAVARLRARRESGVLVTVATVRGHAPRDAGAKLVVGQTETWGSIGGGNVEAVAIDRAREMITASKPEPELIDFALNDKVTNQHGVQCCGGTVSVLLEPLPVVRAVAIFGVGHVGLELARILARQDLDLHLIDSRSDILTEKRLDVLADAVAQVHVHHTPLLPEEVLAELPRGTHILIMTHDHAEDAALCDAALRTTHLGSIGLIGSAAKWARFRKRLTTEGGHDEATIDRIKTPIGLADITGKEPATIAVSVAADLLRSFETEGN; encoded by the coding sequence ATGACGTGGGTCGCCGCGGTCGCACGGTTGCGAGCACGCCGGGAGTCCGGCGTGCTGGTGACCGTCGCGACCGTGCGCGGCCATGCCCCGCGCGACGCCGGCGCGAAACTCGTGGTGGGGCAGACCGAGACGTGGGGCTCCATCGGTGGCGGCAATGTCGAGGCCGTCGCGATCGATCGGGCCCGGGAGATGATCACCGCGTCCAAGCCGGAGCCGGAGCTGATCGATTTCGCCCTGAACGACAAGGTGACCAACCAGCATGGCGTGCAGTGCTGCGGCGGCACGGTCTCGGTGCTGCTCGAACCGCTGCCGGTGGTACGGGCGGTGGCGATCTTCGGCGTCGGGCACGTCGGGTTGGAACTGGCGCGCATCCTGGCCCGTCAGGACCTCGACCTCCACCTGATCGACAGCCGCTCCGACATCCTCACCGAGAAACGGCTCGACGTGCTGGCAGACGCGGTGGCGCAGGTGCACGTGCATCACACGCCCCTGCTGCCCGAGGAGGTGCTGGCGGAGTTGCCGCGCGGCACCCACATCCTGATCATGACGCATGATCACGCCGAGGACGCCGCTCTGTGCGACGCAGCCTTGCGCACCACCCACCTCGGCTCCATCGGGCTGATCGGATCGGCGGCCAAGTGGGCACGGTTCCGCAAACGCCTCACCACCGAGGGCGGCCACGACGAGGCCACCATCGATCGGATCAAGACCCCGATCGGGCTGGCCGACATCACCGGCAAGGAACCCGCGACCATTGCCGTGAGTGTCGCCGCCGATCTGCTGCGCAGCTTCGAAACCGAAGGGAACTGA